From the Corynebacterium sp. P3-F1 genome, the window GCCTCAATTCCGTGCTCGACTCCCTTGTCGAACATGACCTGCAGCCCCACACAAATACCTAGCACCGGGCGGTCGCCCGCCAGACGCTGGCCGATCAGGCGCGGTCCCGCAACATCGCGCAGTCCGCGCATGCACGCGTCGAATGCGCCCACCCCTGGGACGACCAGACCGTCGGCTTCCACCGCGATCATCGGGTCCCGCGTCACCACCACATCTGCCCCGACATGCTCCAGCGCGCGCTGCGCCGAGCGCAGATTGCCTGCGCCGTAATCCAGGAGGGCTACCACGTTGCTCATAGCTCAGAAAGTCTAACCCGCTGAGCGCAGTGCTACCCCATGGCGTCCCCTCGCCGCCAGATTTGGGCGAACGGTAACTGTCAAACGGTAACAATGCTCTCTTATCGGCCGGTATGTCTAAAATCGCAGACGTAAAAAGCCCGGGTTACCGTGTGATTGTTACCGTTCGCGTTTTCGCCGGGACGCCCCCCGCCGACTACCGCCCGAGCCGGCGCTTGCCCACGATCCAATCCGCCGTTGTCATCACGATGCCCGCGACGACAACCACGCCGGAGACCGCGAACGCCCCGACGGCGCCGAGACCCGCGATGAGACCGCCGAACAGGAAGGACCCAATGCCCTGGCCGCCATCGAAGCCAACGTTCCACACGGCGGAGGCGTGGCTCACCTTCGACTGGGGTAGGCGGTAGAACATGCTCAGCAGGGATTCGTTCTGCACGGCACCGAAACCGGCACCGAAGAGGACGGCGGAGACGACCAACCATGCCGGGTGCGCGCTGGAAGCCAGGCAGGCGGCGAAACCGAACATGCCCACTGCGGCAGCGATTTGGAACGGGATCATCAGTGTGCCCGGTTCGCCGCGCCGGTCAGCGACGACGCCGGTAAAGATACGGGCGCCCATGACCGCCAAGTTGATCACCGCCAGGATCAAGCCGCCCAGCGCAGTGCCCGAGGTGATGCCGGTGTCGCGGGCGGCGGCAGGCAGGAAGTTCGCGATCAAGCTGTATGCGACGGCGGCGATTGCCAGCGCCAGCGTAGGCACGAGCACGAGCTTCCACGTCGGCGCAGACACTGCGCCGTTGGCGACCGGGTCCGGCTGCGCGCCCTTGATCGGCGGAATGCCGCCGCAGGCGAGGCCGCCGACAGCGGCGATCACCAGCGCCAGAATCCACACCGGGCCGTATCCGATGCGCTCGCTGAGAAACAAGCCCAGCGGCAAAGCGATCATTTGGGCGGAACCGCTCGACGCGCCGAAGACGCCGGAGGCCTTGCCCAGCAGTGAGCGAGGAACCAGCTCGGCGATGATGGCGGCCTCAGAAACCGTCATGGCACCGAAGCCGATGCCGCGCAGGACGCTAACGGCCAGCACGACAGACGGGTCCATGTTCCATATGAACGCCAGCGCCGGGACACCCAACAACACCGCCGAGAACGCGATCGCCGAGCGGTAACTGAATTTACGGAGCAGCCGCGGCATGAACACCTGCGTGAGCACTGTCGCCGCCATGAACACGCCTGTCGACGCACCGGCCAGCGCATGTGAGCCGCCTGCATCGAGGACGGCCACCGGGACCACCGGCAGCAACAGGGCCCACGAACCGAAAGCGGCGGCGACAGCAATCAATGTCGGAATAAAGCCAGGGGCCGCCCACACCGAATTCTTGTCAGCCTGACCGGCCCCGCGCGGGGAACCCACGTAAAACCCTCCCAAAAATCGACACCATGTGCACCGTGCTTCAAGCAAGAAAAATCAGGCCCGCTCCGCAGCATGAGACATGCAGTTGGAGCCAGCCCGAAAACGCAGCGTTGGGCGGTGGCAACCGCCCAACGCTGACGTCGATAAGCGTGCTGTTAGAGCGCGCCCTTGGTTGAGGGTACGCCTGTCACGCGCGGATCGTGCGCGTAGGCCTGGCGCAGAGCGCGTGCGACGGCCTTGTACTCGGCTTCCGTGATGTGGTGCGGGTCGCGGCCGTACTGGACATTGACGTGGAGGGTGATGCGCGCGTTGTACGCCAACGTCTCGAAGAAGTGGCGGTTGATCACGGTGGCGTAGTGCCCGCCGATGATCTGCCATTCCATGTTCTCCGGCTCGCCGTTCATGACGTAGTAGGGCCGGTTGGAGATATCCACGACGGCCTCGACGAGGGTCTCGTCCATCGGCAGCGACATGGAGCCGAAGCGGCGGATACCCTTTTTGTCCCCGACTGCGTCAATCAGCGCCCAACCGAGCGTAATCGCGGTGTCCTCGACGGTATGGTGCGCGTCGATGTGCGTGTCGCCTGCCGCCTTGACGATCAGATCGAAGCTGCCGTGGGTGCCGAATGCCGTGAGCATATGGTCGAAGAACGGCAAACCCGTGTCCACCTGAACCTGTCCGGTTCCGTCGAGGTTGATCTCGACGGAGATGTCGGATTCGTTCGTTGTCCGCTGTGCCTTACCGATGCGATCAGCCATTGTTGTCCTCCTTCGCCAACTCCCCCGCCGCGGCGAGGAATGCGTCGTTTTCTTCGTCCAACCCGATTGTCACACGCAAATGCCCGGGCACCCCCACATCGCGGATGAGCACACCGAGGTCGAGAAATTTCTGCCATGCGGCGGAAGCATCGTCGAAATCCCCGAAGAAGAGGAAGTTCGATTCGCTGGGCACGACTTTGTACCCCAGCTCCAGCAGCGCAGCTTGCACGCGCTCACGCTCGGACGCGAGCTTATCGACGTTCGCAAGCGTCTCCCCCGCATGCTGCAGCGCCACCCGCGCCGCGGCCTGGGACAGAACGGACAGGTGGTACGGCAGGCGGACGAGCATCACTGCCTCGATGAACGCCGGTGCTGCGACGAAATAGCCCAGCCGGCCGCCGGCGAAATCGAAAGCCTTGGACATAGTGCGGGAGACCACGAGCTTGTCCGAGTAGGAGTCCAACAGCGTCAGTGCGGACGGTGACGGCGAAAACTCGGCATACGCCTCGTCTACGATGACGATTCCGGGTGCTGCGTCGAGAATCCGCTCGATATCCGCAAGCTCGGTCACGTCACCCGTCGGGTTATTCGGGGTGGTGATGAAAACGACGTGCGGCTGCTGCTCGTTGATCTCGTGGACAGCGCGGTCGACGTTGATCCGGAAGTCCTCCCCGCGGGGAATACCGATGAATTCCGTCTGCGTTCCGGACGAGAGGATCGGGTGCATGGAGTAGCTGGGCACGAATCCCATCGCCGAGCGCCCCGGACCGCCGAAAGCTTGGAGCAGCTGCTGCAGCACCTCGTTTGAGCCGTTCGCTGCCCAGACATTGTCGCGGGTGACGGCCACGCCCGTCTGTGCGGACACGTAGGCGGCGAGGTCGTCGCGCAGTTCCACCGCGTCGCGCTCCGGGTAACGGTTCAAACCTCCGGCAGCTGCTTGCACCTCCGCGACGAGATCTGCGATGAGCTCGTCTGACGGCGGGTACGGGTTCTCATTCGTGTTCAACGCCACCGGAACCTGCAGCTGCGGAGCGCCATACGGGGACTTGCCGCGCAGTTCATCCCGCAGGGGCAAGTCGGACAAACGCGGCTCGCTCGGCTGATTCGGCTGAGGCTGAGGATCTGGACCTGTCATTTACTTCTCATCTCCTGCTGTTTTTCCTGCTGTCTCCGCTGACGCCACTGTTGAATCTTCCGCGCGTGAATCTTTCGTGCGGGCCTTGACCGCTTCGCCGTGTGCGGGCAACTGTTCATCGGTGGCGAGCGTGATGATGTGCGGGCCCACCTCCGCAAGCGCCTGCTCGTCATACTCGACGATATTCACGGGGCGCAGGAACGTGTGCGTGGACAGGCCCGGGGTGAAGCGGGCGGTGCCAGACGTCGGAAGCACGTGGTTGGAGCCGGCAATGTAGTCGCCGAGGGGGACCGGCGAGAACGGGCCGACGAAGATGGCGCCGGCGTGGGTGATACGGCGAGCGACCTCGCGGGCGTTGCGGGTGTGCACTTCCAAGTGTTCAGCCGCGTAAGCATCGGCAACGGCGACGCCGGCTTCCAGATCGTCCACCAGCACGATGCCCGACTGCTGACCCCCCAGTGCCGTGGCGGCGCGGTCGGCATTGAGTGTCGCGGCGGCACGTGCGTCAATTTCCTTGTCCACGGCCGCAGCCAGCTCTTGGGAATCCGTGATCAGAACGGATGCCGCATTCTCGTCGTGCTCCGCCTGGGAGATGAGGTCGAGGGCGACGAAAACCGGATCAGCGGAATCGTCAGCAAGCACCGCGATTTCCGAAGGACCTGCCTCCGCGTCGATTCCCACGATGCCGTTGACCACGCGCTTCGCTGCCGCCACGAACACGTTGCCGGGGCCCGTGACCATGTCCACCGGCTCGAGACCCACTTCGTCGTCGCCGTACGCCATGAGGGCCACAGCCTGGGCTCCGCCAACCGCCCACACCTCGTCGACCCCCAGCAAAGAGCAGGCCGCGAGAATCGTCGGGTGCGGCCATCCGCCGTGCTCAGCCTGCGGCGGGCTGCACACAACTAGAGCGCCGGCGCCGGCTTCCTGCGCCGGAATAGCGTTCATGAGCACCGACGACGGGTAGACGGCTTTGCCGCCCGGAACGTACAAACCGACCCGCTCGACTGGCAGGAACGCCTCGGTGACCCGCGCCCCTGGTGCAAGATTGGTGGTGTGCCCGGCTGGTTTCTGATCGGTATGCACCGCGCGAATGCGTGCGATCGCCTCGTCGAGAGCCGCGCGCAGGTCCGGTTCGAGTTCCCTGGCGCAGCGCTCGATCACGTCTTCGGGCACCCTGACTGCATCGGGGCGGACAGAATCGAATTTCTCCCCATAGTTGAGCGCGGCGCGTGCCCCGCCCTGCTTCACGTCCTCAATGATGGGCGTCACGGTGGGCACCACGGAGGCGACATCCATGCCGCCCCGGGGCAACACACGGCGAAGCTCGGATGTGGAAGGAGTGCGGCCGCGGAGATCAATCACAGTGAGCATGGCGCTCATCATATTCGGAGCTGCGCGGCACCGGGTCACATCCCACCGAAAACGCGAGACCGACCCAGTACGCAAGCGCCGCGACAAAAGGGGCTGCCAGCCAAGCAGGACCAGGCCTCAACAACGGCACGAACGTCAGGGTCTCCCCTTCCGTCAGGTCGTGGGGATCAGGCACGACGGAGTGCCACTGAGCCGTCCATGTCCCGAGAATGTAGAAGGACCAGCTGGCAAACGCCGCGACAGCAGCCACAAAAACCATTCGGCCCATACTCGCGCGCCGCTGCGCGGAGACGTAAGCGACGAGCCCAATGACTAGGCCGAGCAGCGCAGTGAGAACGGTGAAACCAGCGAAAGAGATGAACTCGACATTGTCCGGGCCCACAAGTGGGTCGACCTGCGCCCGGTCGCCTTCCACGGTGGCGGTATAGCCTGGGCGTGTCAGCCCCCACCCGGCTCCGAGAAGGGTGGCGATACCGACTGAAAGCGCAACAATCCCCGCGCCCCAGCCCACTGGCCGCGAGAAACGCGGGGAACGTTTTAGTTGCACACCTTCCATTGGCCGCCCTCGCGTTGGAAGCGCTGGACACCGGACTCAGTCTGGCCGTTGGCGGTGACTGTCACGGTCGCGGATGCGATGTCGCCGTCCACACGGACGTCGCTAAGCTTCGCGTCTGTCTTCGGCACCGGCGGAACGGGACGGCCGGCCGCCTTGGCCGCGTCAACGGCCTGCTGCATCTCATGCTCCGTCTGCTCGAGCGAGGTACCGCGGCTAGCCAGCTCCTGGTTGGTCTGGTCAACGACCTTCTTGCAAGAGTTATCCATGATGACTCGTGACCAAGACACCAGGTTGTCCGGATTGTAAATCCGGTTCATCGTTTCGGTCATCTGCTTGAGGTCGGCGTCGCTGCCCGCCTTGCCACCCTCCACAGGCTTGATCTCGACGGTAGGAAGCGTGCCGTCCTCGAACGGGTTGACCACGCCAGCTGCCCCTTCATTGGGCACGCCCTTAGCCTGCGGATCGTCCGGGTTAGCCTGATCCTCCGGCTTCGGCTCCCCGTCCTTTTTTTCCTTGTCCTTGTCGTCCTTCTTGTCCGCAGGATCAACCGCGTCCGGAGCGACAGTCACCATATTGGTTTCCGTAGCCATCCCCGACACGACATTCTCATCCTCATTGGACCCGCATGCAGCCAAGGCCAGCGGGGCAACGAGCACAGCTGCCGCGACCGTCTTCTTCGGAGTGATGGTCAACGTCATAAAAGAAGTCTCCTCGAACCATTCCGTTATCTAAACGCCCCCGCGGGGGCCGCTACGGGGGACATGCGATCCTAGAGGGCAATCGAGTTGCTGTCTTGCGTGACACTGCAACCGATTCGATAACGCGAATTGCTTTGTATTGCTTTCAATGCACACCAGATCATAGCAATCGTAATGTCACGAACTTCAACCACAAGACGGTGAAGATGCCGTGAAGAAGCTGTAAAATGAGCCGACGAGCTGCGTGTACGCTGAGGCGACATGCAACTGTCTCGCTCAGTTATCGCACGTACTGCCGTGGAGATACTGGATAACTACGGCATCGCAGATGTCTCCATGCGGCGGGTCGCCGGGGCTCTCGACGTAGCTCCGGGCGCGTTGTACTGGCACATCGACAGCAAACAGGCCCTCATTGCGGCGATGGCCGACCAAATCATCGCTCCCGTTCTTGCCGCCTCTCACGCCGGCCCGAAGGAATTCTGCACCGCACTTCGCGGCGCTCTCCTTTCCCACACTGACGGAGCCGATGTCGTCTCCAGCGCCGCGGCGCAGCCCGCCTCCCATGTCTTCTCCGCGCTGTTGACCGGCATCCGCTCGACGTTCCCCGACAAGGTGGATGATGCTGCGGCCGCAGGCCTGCTCTACTTGACGCTGGGTGCTTCAAACCTGCACCAAGCAGGTGCCCAACTGCAGCGAGCCACCACTGGCGACGCTGCTGCAACGTACGGTTCCGAGGAGGAACTCGAGCATGCCGTTGACCTGCTTATCGCAGGTCTCCGCGCGGAGAGGAGCTAGCGCCGTCGCCACCTCCGATATCTATTACCATCGGTTCTCATGACAAATCCGAGCACGAACAAGCAGACCGTCCAGGTGTGGCCGGGATCCGCATACCCCCTGGGATCCACGTATGACGGTGCCGGCACCAATTTCGCCATTTTCTCCAACGTCGCGGAGAAGGTGGAGCTCTGCCTGATCGACCGCGAAGATAACGAGGTCCGCGTCAACCTCGAAGAGGTGGATAACCACGTCTGGCACGCCTACCTCCCGGGTGTTTTGCCGGGGCAACGCTACGGTTACCGCATTCACGGCCCGTGGGATCCGGAAAACGGCAAGCGGTGCGACCCGTCGAAACTGCTGGTCGATCCTTATGCTCGGGCCTTCGACGGAGAATTCGACGGCCATTCCTCCCTGTTCTCCTACGACATCCACGCCGAGCCCGCCGGTTCAGGCCGCAACGAAGAAGACTCGCTCGGCCACACTATGAAGTCTGTGGTGATCAACCCGTTCTTCGACTGGGGCGATGACCGCTCGCCGCGCATCCCGGACAACGACACGATCATCTACGAGATGCACGTCAAGGGCATGACCCAGCTGCACCCGGATGTTCCGGAAGAACTCCGCGGAACGTATGCGGGCCTGGCGCACCCCAGCGTCATCTCCTATTTGCAGGATCTCGGTGTAACTTCCGTCGAGCTCATGCCGGTCCACCAGTTCCTCCAGGACGACCGCCTGCGCGACTTGGGACTGCGCAACTACTGGGGTTACAACACGTTCGGTTTTTTCGCACCGCACCAGGATTACGCTGCGAGCAAGAAGCCTGGCGATGCTGTCTCCGAATTCAAGGGCATGGTCCGCGCTTACCACGAAGCGGGCATGGAGGTCATCCTCGATGTGGTGTACAACCACACGGCCGAGGGCAACCACTTGGGTCCCACTATCGCCTTCCGCGGCATCGACAACGAGGCCTATTACAGGCTTGTCGACGAAGACCGGTTTCACTACATGGACTACACTGGGACGGGCAACTCCTTGAATGTGCGCGATCCGCACTCGCTGCAGCTGATCATGGACTCCCTTCGCTACTGGGTCTCCGAGATGCACGTCGACGGATTCCGCTTCGACTTGGCCTCCACGCTCGCCCGGGAATTCTCTGACGTGGACCGTCTGGCTACCTTCTTCGACCTCGTCCAACAAGACCCGGTTGTCTCCCAAGTCAAACTCATTGCCGAGCCGTGGGATGTCGGCGAGAACGGCTACCAGGTGGGCAACTTCCCGCCGCTGTGGAGCGAGTGGAACGGAAAGTACCGTGACACGGTGCGCGATTTCTGGCGCGGCGAACCTTCAACCCTCGGTGAGTTCGCTTCCCGGCTCACTGGCTCGTCGGACCTGTACAAACACAACGGTCGCCGCCCGACTGCGTCCATCAATTTCATCACGGCGCACGACGGTTTCACCCTTAACGACCTGGTCAGCTACAACGAGAAACACAATGAAGCCAACCAGGAAGACGGCCGCGACGGTGAGAGCCACAACCGCTCCTGGAACTGCGGTGTTGAAGGCCCGACGGATGATCCTGAGGTTGCGACGCTGCGTGCTCAGCAACGCCGCAATTTCCTGACCACGCTTCTGCTGTCCTTGGGCACCCCGATGATCGCTCACGGCGATGAATTCGCCCGCACCCAGGGCGGTAACAACAACGTCTACTGCCAGGACAACGAGACGTCGTGGATGAACTGGGACCGTCTCGAGGTCGGCGATGATTTGCACGATTTCACCAAACGGCTCATTGCCATCCGCAAGGAGCACCCTGTCTTCCGCCGCCGCCGCTTCCTCGCCGGGGGGCCGCTGGGCACCGACGTGCAGGACCGCGATGTGGCTTGGTTCGTGCCCGACGGCCAGCTGATGACACAGGATGACTGGGGGTTCGCCTTCGGAAAAGCCCTGCAGGCCTATGTGAACGGTAACCAGATCGCCGAGCCGGATGCGAGGGGCCAGCGGGTCGTGGACGACTCGTTCCTGTTGATGTTCAATGCGTACCACGAGAACATCGAATTCACTTTGCCGCCGCAGAGCCTTGGTGCGAAGTGGGAAGTGGTAATCGACACCACCGAGCCGCTCGG encodes:
- a CDS encoding MFS transporter; translated protein: MGSPRGAGQADKNSVWAAPGFIPTLIAVAAAFGSWALLLPVVPVAVLDAGGSHALAGASTGVFMAATVLTQVFMPRLLRKFSYRSAIAFSAVLLGVPALAFIWNMDPSVVLAVSVLRGIGFGAMTVSEAAIIAELVPRSLLGKASGVFGASSGSAQMIALPLGLFLSERIGYGPVWILALVIAAVGGLACGGIPPIKGAQPDPVANGAVSAPTWKLVLVPTLALAIAAVAYSLIANFLPAAARDTGITSGTALGGLILAVINLAVMGARIFTGVVADRRGEPGTLMIPFQIAAAVGMFGFAACLASSAHPAWLVVSAVLFGAGFGAVQNESLLSMFYRLPQSKVSHASAVWNVGFDGGQGIGSFLFGGLIAGLGAVGAFAVSGVVVVAGIVMTTADWIVGKRRLGR
- the hisB gene encoding imidazoleglycerol-phosphate dehydratase HisB; amino-acid sequence: MADRIGKAQRTTNESDISVEINLDGTGQVQVDTGLPFFDHMLTAFGTHGSFDLIVKAAGDTHIDAHHTVEDTAITLGWALIDAVGDKKGIRRFGSMSLPMDETLVEAVVDISNRPYYVMNGEPENMEWQIIGGHYATVINRHFFETLAYNARITLHVNVQYGRDPHHITEAEYKAVARALRQAYAHDPRVTGVPSTKGAL
- a CDS encoding histidinol-phosphate transaminase, whose translation is MTGPDPQPQPNQPSEPRLSDLPLRDELRGKSPYGAPQLQVPVALNTNENPYPPSDELIADLVAEVQAAAGGLNRYPERDAVELRDDLAAYVSAQTGVAVTRDNVWAANGSNEVLQQLLQAFGGPGRSAMGFVPSYSMHPILSSGTQTEFIGIPRGEDFRINVDRAVHEINEQQPHVVFITTPNNPTGDVTELADIERILDAAPGIVIVDEAYAEFSPSPSALTLLDSYSDKLVVSRTMSKAFDFAGGRLGYFVAAPAFIEAVMLVRLPYHLSVLSQAAARVALQHAGETLANVDKLASERERVQAALLELGYKVVPSESNFLFFGDFDDASAAWQKFLDLGVLIRDVGVPGHLRVTIGLDEENDAFLAAAGELAKEDNNG
- the hisD gene encoding histidinol dehydrogenase yields the protein MLTVIDLRGRTPSTSELRRVLPRGGMDVASVVPTVTPIIEDVKQGGARAALNYGEKFDSVRPDAVRVPEDVIERCARELEPDLRAALDEAIARIRAVHTDQKPAGHTTNLAPGARVTEAFLPVERVGLYVPGGKAVYPSSVLMNAIPAQEAGAGALVVCSPPQAEHGGWPHPTILAACSLLGVDEVWAVGGAQAVALMAYGDDEVGLEPVDMVTGPGNVFVAAAKRVVNGIVGIDAEAGPSEIAVLADDSADPVFVALDLISQAEHDENAASVLITDSQELAAAVDKEIDARAAATLNADRAATALGGQQSGIVLVDDLEAGVAVADAYAAEHLEVHTRNAREVARRITHAGAIFVGPFSPVPLGDYIAGSNHVLPTSGTARFTPGLSTHTFLRPVNIVEYDEQALAEVGPHIITLATDEQLPAHGEAVKARTKDSRAEDSTVASAETAGKTAGDEK
- a CDS encoding TetR family transcriptional regulator, with protein sequence MQLSRSVIARTAVEILDNYGIADVSMRRVAGALDVAPGALYWHIDSKQALIAAMADQIIAPVLAASHAGPKEFCTALRGALLSHTDGADVVSSAAAQPASHVFSALLTGIRSTFPDKVDDAAAAGLLYLTLGASNLHQAGAQLQRATTGDAAATYGSEEELEHAVDLLIAGLRAERS
- the glgX gene encoding glycogen debranching protein GlgX, coding for MTNPSTNKQTVQVWPGSAYPLGSTYDGAGTNFAIFSNVAEKVELCLIDREDNEVRVNLEEVDNHVWHAYLPGVLPGQRYGYRIHGPWDPENGKRCDPSKLLVDPYARAFDGEFDGHSSLFSYDIHAEPAGSGRNEEDSLGHTMKSVVINPFFDWGDDRSPRIPDNDTIIYEMHVKGMTQLHPDVPEELRGTYAGLAHPSVISYLQDLGVTSVELMPVHQFLQDDRLRDLGLRNYWGYNTFGFFAPHQDYAASKKPGDAVSEFKGMVRAYHEAGMEVILDVVYNHTAEGNHLGPTIAFRGIDNEAYYRLVDEDRFHYMDYTGTGNSLNVRDPHSLQLIMDSLRYWVSEMHVDGFRFDLASTLAREFSDVDRLATFFDLVQQDPVVSQVKLIAEPWDVGENGYQVGNFPPLWSEWNGKYRDTVRDFWRGEPSTLGEFASRLTGSSDLYKHNGRRPTASINFITAHDGFTLNDLVSYNEKHNEANQEDGRDGESHNRSWNCGVEGPTDDPEVATLRAQQRRNFLTTLLLSLGTPMIAHGDEFARTQGGNNNVYCQDNETSWMNWDRLEVGDDLHDFTKRLIAIRKEHPVFRRRRFLAGGPLGTDVQDRDVAWFVPDGQLMTQDDWGFAFGKALQAYVNGNQIAEPDARGQRVVDDSFLLMFNAYHENIEFTLPPQSLGAKWEVVIDTTEPLGYPAETEEIEAGGTKNVAARSTIVLRQVEPPIFAEEPADAGDSADAPDEPAVDDDAEAQTSDD